Genomic window (Cellulosilyticum lentocellum DSM 5427):
AATCGTATATTTCAAATCTCGAAAAGATGTTTCAATCCCCCAACGAGAAGCATACAGTTTTTTTACCTCATCAGGAGGATACTTTTCACTGTTTAGATTTGTAACTATTGTTTCATAGGAAGTTTCTGAAATAGGAAATCTCACTATTCGGAAGTGTAATTCATAGAATTTAGCAGGTTCAGATTTCTTGTTTTTAAGTGGTAAATAATCAAACGGTTGGGCTGAAGAAACACTTCGATAATGATTTTTGTCTTTGAAAAGTTCTTTGACTGCATTCGTTTTCTTTCTTGTAAGTTTTAAAGAAATATCAATATCAAAACAGTCTGTTTTGGGTAAATCCAATCCATTCTTTATACCATTAATTCCATCTTTGACACGAATAAGAAAGAACCATCCTTTTTCTTGAATGTGAGCCATGCTGTTGAAAGATTCATAACCTCTATCAGCTATCACGAGTGCTTTAGGAATTTCAGAACGATCAACCATTTCTTGTAGAGCGTTATGTTCATTCTTTTCTTTAGATTTTTGTATTATCACATCATGATAAATAGAATAATTTATATTATACAACGCATTTATATGCAGAAGATTATATGATTTTCTTCCATCTTTTCCAGAATGAAATGAATTTAAATCATCAGGATTGGTAGGAATCTGTACATCAGACCCATCAACAGCAAGTATGGGCATATCTTCATTAAAGTTATCTATAAGTTTACTTGAAAAGCCGTCAAATATCTTCTTAAACGCTTCAGGCTTTATCTTTTTTCTCTGCTGAACAAACGCAGAAGAAGTTGGTGTATCTGCAGATGCACCAAATAGATCTAATAATTCGTTTGTAAGGCTCCCACTTCCCATTCCAATAATTCCAGCTAAAATTTTATTCATGGGCAATTTCCTTTTGCGTAAAAAATCACTACCTGGATTGGTACAATAATCTTGCGGATTGTCAGCTATCTTTTGGATTTCATCTACTAAAAGCTTTTTAATTTGTTTGGGTTTCATATGTGTCCTCCTTGTAACTAAGTTTCCTTTAATTACAAGGGCCGCTCTCACTACCTCTTTATTCAATCAGTAGTGAGAGCGGCCGCACATTTTCTTTGTCTTGTCAACTACTTTTTCAAAAAAAGATCCCTATACCATTTGATTGGTATAGAGATCTTTTTTCGTCATCTTAACTTAATGACATTGCTCTCATAGGAGGCATACCTTTTTAATTATGTTTTTCACATAAAATCACTCAATATCTTCATCTATTCTATGATAGTGTACAAACTTAATAAAAATATTTATTTTTATATTGTATTTTTCTTTTTAAAATACTATAATATTCACTAAATTCAATAATAAGGAGCAATTTAAAATGGCATATTATTTTGAAGAACCTTCTCGTACCTTTAGTGAATATCTTCTCGTTCCTGGGTATTCCTCTGTAGAATGCATGACTAAAAATGTAAGTTTAAAAACCCCACTCACTAAATTTAAAAAAGGTGAAACCCCAGCTATTTCTCTTAATATTCCTCTTGTATCTGCTATTATGCAATCTGTGTCTGATGATAAGATGGCTGTTGCTTTAGCAAAAGAAGGTGGTATTTCTTTTATCTATGGATCACAATCCATCGAAAATGAAGCCGCTATGGTAAGACGTGTAAAAAGCTATAAAGCAGGCTTTGTAGAAAGTATATCAAATCTTAGACCAGAGCAAACTTTAGCCGATATTTTGGCACTTAAAAAGAAAACTGGTCATTCCACCGTAGCTATTACTGATGATGGCACTGCTAATGGAAAGCTTGTAGGACTCGTTACAAGCCGTGATTATCGTGTAAGCCGTATGGAACCTACCACACTTATTAGCAGCTTTATGAGACCATTTAATGAGCTTATATACGGTCATGAGGGCATTACCCTTTCTGAAGCTAATAATATGCTTTGGGATCATAAACTTAATGTCCTTCCTGTCATCAGTAATGAACAAAAGTTACTTTATTTTGTATTTAGAAAAGACTATGATTCTCACAAAGAAAATCCTAACGAACTCTTAGACGGTTCTAAACGTTATATGGTGGGTGCCGGTATTAATACTCGTGATTATGAAGAACGTATTCCTGCTCTTATAGAAGCTGGAGCTGATGTACTATGTATTGACTCTTCAGAAGGATTTTCTGAATGGCAAGCACGCACCTTGCAATTTGTTCGTCAAAAATATGGCGATACTATCAAAATCGGTGCTGGTAATGTAGTTGATAAAGAAGGCTTTCTATTCTTAGCAAAAGCAGGTGCTGACTTCATTAAAGTAG
Coding sequences:
- a CDS encoding IS4 family transposase, translated to MKPKQIKKLLVDEIQKIADNPQDYCTNPGSDFLRKRKLPMNKILAGIIGMGSGSLTNELLDLFGASADTPTSSAFVQQRKKIKPEAFKKIFDGFSSKLIDNFNEDMPILAVDGSDVQIPTNPDDLNSFHSGKDGRKSYNLLHINALYNINYSIYHDVIIQKSKEKNEHNALQEMVDRSEIPKALVIADRGYESFNSMAHIQEKGWFFLIRVKDGINGIKNGLDLPKTDCFDIDISLKLTRKKTNAVKELFKDKNHYRSVSSAQPFDYLPLKNKKSEPAKFYELHFRIVRFPISETSYETIVTNLNSEKYPPDEVKKLYASRWGIETSFRDLKYTIGMLDFHSKKVMCIQQEIYAHMIMYNFAEMITWHVVIEKKQRKHTYKANFSVAVHMCRLFYHGKATSPDLEVIIARNLIPVRPNRHRERNLTIKLFHGFLYRVA
- a CDS encoding IMP dehydrogenase, with amino-acid sequence MAYYFEEPSRTFSEYLLVPGYSSVECMTKNVSLKTPLTKFKKGETPAISLNIPLVSAIMQSVSDDKMAVALAKEGGISFIYGSQSIENEAAMVRRVKSYKAGFVESISNLRPEQTLADILALKKKTGHSTVAITDDGTANGKLVGLVTSRDYRVSRMEPTTLISSFMRPFNELIYGHEGITLSEANNMLWDHKLNVLPVISNEQKLLYFVFRKDYDSHKENPNELLDGSKRYMVGAGINTRDYEERIPALIEAGADVLCIDSSEGFSEWQARTLQFVRQKYGDTIKIGAGNVVDKEGFLFLAKAGADFIKVGIGGGSICITREQKGIGRGQATAVIEVAKARDEYFEETGIYIPICSDGGIVHDYHVTLALAMGSDFIMLGRYFSRFDESPTNKVNINGNYMKEYWGEGSARARNWQRYDMGGDSKLSFEEGVDSYVPYAGSLKDNVGLTLNKVKSTMCNCGVLTIPELQKNAKITLVSNTSIIEGGAHDVLLKDQHRFPVK